Proteins encoded in a region of the Streptomyces sp. NBC_00258 genome:
- a CDS encoding cupin domain-containing protein gives MAQNSEPVSLAAALASFDDLWSPRIVTAVNDYDVRVAKVEGEHLWHTHDHTDEFFLVVEGELRIALREAGGERTVVLPKGSLFTVPRGTEHKPSSPSGAAILLIEPTGTLTVGDRHEEVPDHVDATTGHVLNS, from the coding sequence ATGGCCCAGAACAGTGAACCCGTCTCCCTCGCCGCCGCGCTCGCCTCCTTCGACGACCTGTGGAGCCCGCGCATCGTCACCGCCGTCAACGACTACGACGTACGCGTCGCGAAGGTCGAGGGCGAGCACCTCTGGCACACCCACGACCACACGGACGAGTTCTTCCTGGTCGTGGAGGGCGAACTGCGCATCGCCCTGCGCGAGGCGGGCGGCGAGCGCACGGTGGTCCTGCCCAAGGGCTCGCTCTTCACGGTCCCGCGCGGCACCGAGCACAAGCCGAGTTCACCCTCCGGCGCCGCGATCCTCCTCATCGAACCCACCGGCACGCTGACGGTCGGGGACCGCCATGAGGAGGTCCCCGACCATGTGGACGCCACCACCGGGCATGTGTTGAACAGCTGA
- a CDS encoding acyl-CoA dehydrogenase: MGHYKSNLRDIEFNLFEVLGRDKLYGTGPFAEMDTETAKSILEELTRLSENELAESFADADRNPPVFDPETNTAPVPASFKKSYQAFMDSEYWRLGLPEEIGGTTAPRSLIWAYAELILGANPAVWMYCSGPAFAGILFEEGNEVQKHIAKIAVDKQWGSTMVLTEPDAGSDVGAGRTKAVEQEDGSWHIEGVKRFITSGEHDMSENILHYVLARPEGAGPGTKGLSLFLVPKYEFDFETGELGERNGAYATNVEHKMGLKASNTCEMTFGDRHPAKGWLIGDKHDGIRQMFRIIEFARMMVGTKAISTLSTGYLNALEYAKERVQGPDLAQFMDKTAPKVTITHHPDVRRSLMTQKAYAEGMRALVLHTAALQDEIQVKEAEGEDASALEALNDLLLPIVKGYGSEKGYEQLAQSLQTFGGSGFLQEYPIEQYIRDAKIDTLYEGTTAIQGQDFFFRKIVRNQGAALNSLAEDIKKFLALGTGGEELSGAREHLAKAAVELEAIVGLMLTDLAATEQDVKNIYKVGLNSTRLLMASGDVVVGYLLLKGAAVAAEKLETASAKDRPFYTGKIAAAKFFAANVLPGVTGARKLAEGVELDLMELDESAF, encoded by the coding sequence ATGGGGCACTACAAGTCGAATCTCCGCGACATCGAGTTCAACCTCTTCGAGGTGCTCGGGCGCGACAAGCTGTACGGCACCGGCCCGTTCGCGGAGATGGACACCGAAACCGCCAAGAGCATCCTCGAAGAGCTGACCCGCCTCTCGGAGAACGAGCTGGCGGAGTCCTTCGCGGACGCCGACCGCAACCCTCCGGTCTTCGACCCCGAGACCAACACGGCGCCCGTCCCGGCGTCCTTCAAGAAGTCCTACCAGGCCTTCATGGACTCCGAGTACTGGCGGCTCGGCCTGCCCGAGGAGATCGGCGGCACCACCGCCCCCCGCTCCCTGATCTGGGCGTACGCGGAGCTGATCCTCGGCGCGAACCCGGCGGTCTGGATGTACTGCTCGGGCCCCGCGTTCGCGGGCATCCTCTTCGAAGAGGGCAACGAGGTCCAGAAGCACATCGCGAAGATCGCCGTGGACAAGCAGTGGGGCTCCACCATGGTCCTCACCGAGCCGGACGCCGGTTCGGACGTGGGCGCGGGCCGCACCAAGGCGGTCGAGCAGGAGGACGGCTCCTGGCACATCGAGGGCGTGAAGCGGTTCATCACGTCCGGTGAGCACGACATGTCGGAGAACATCCTTCATTACGTACTCGCCCGCCCCGAGGGTGCCGGCCCCGGCACCAAGGGCCTGTCCCTCTTCCTCGTCCCGAAGTACGAGTTCGACTTCGAGACCGGCGAGCTGGGCGAGCGCAACGGCGCCTACGCGACGAACGTCGAGCACAAGATGGGCCTCAAGGCGTCCAACACCTGCGAGATGACGTTCGGCGACCGCCACCCCGCCAAGGGCTGGCTCATCGGCGACAAGCACGACGGCATCCGCCAGATGTTCCGCATCATCGAGTTCGCCCGCATGATGGTCGGCACGAAGGCCATCTCGACGCTGTCGACGGGCTACCTCAACGCCCTTGAGTACGCCAAGGAGCGCGTCCAGGGCCCCGACCTCGCGCAGTTCATGGACAAGACCGCGCCCAAGGTCACCATCACGCACCACCCGGACGTGCGCCGCTCACTGATGACACAGAAGGCGTACGCGGAGGGCATGCGCGCCCTGGTGCTGCACACCGCCGCGCTCCAGGACGAGATCCAGGTCAAGGAGGCCGAGGGCGAGGACGCGTCCGCCCTCGAAGCGCTGAACGACCTGCTCCTGCCGATCGTGAAGGGCTACGGCTCCGAGAAGGGCTACGAGCAGCTCGCGCAGTCGCTCCAGACCTTCGGCGGCTCGGGCTTCCTCCAGGAGTACCCGATCGAGCAGTACATCCGGGACGCCAAGATCGACACCCTGTACGAGGGCACGACGGCGATCCAGGGTCAGGACTTCTTCTTCCGGAAGATCGTCCGCAACCAGGGCGCCGCGCTGAACTCGCTCGCCGAGGACATCAAGAAGTTCCTGGCGCTCGGCACCGGCGGCGAGGAGCTGTCCGGCGCCCGTGAGCACCTCGCCAAGGCGGCCGTCGAGCTGGAGGCCATCGTCGGCCTGATGCTCACCGACCTCGCGGCGACCGAGCAGGACGTCAAGAACATCTACAAGGTCGGGCTGAACAGCACCCGCCTGCTGATGGCCTCCGGTGACGTCGTCGTCGGCTACCTGCTCCTGAAGGGTGCCGCCGTCGCCGCCGAGAAGCTGGAGACGGCCTCGGCGAAGGACCGGCCCTTCTACACCGGCAAGATCGCCGCGGCGAAGTTCTTCGCGGCGAACGTCCTGCCGGGCGTCACCGGTGCGCGCAAGCTCGCCGAGGGCGTCGAGCTGGACCTGATGGAGCTGGACGAGTCGGCGTTCTGA
- a CDS encoding M18 family aminopeptidase, protein MRTPPRFDRGHTDDLMSFLAASPSPYHAVANAAERLEKAGFRQVAETDAWDGTSGGKYVLRGGAIVAWYVPEGAEPHTAFRIVGAHTDSPNLRVKPRPDSGAHGWRQVAVEVYGGPLLNSWLDRDLGLAGRLSLRDGSTRLVNIDRPLLRVPQLAIHLDRSVTSDGLKLDKQRHLQPIWGLGNDVRDGDLIRFLEEESGLPEGETTGWDLMVHSIEPPAYLGRDKELLAGPRMDNLLSVHAGTAALTGVATADESLSYIPVLAAFDHEENGSQSDTGADGPLLGSVLERSVFARGGSYEDRARAFAGTVCLSSDTGHAVHPNYAERHDPTHHPRAGGGPILKVNVNNRYATDGSGRAVWAAACERADVPFQTFVSNNSMPCGTTIGPITAARHGIKTVDIGVAILSMHSARELCGATDPFLLANSLVGFLEG, encoded by the coding sequence ATGCGCACACCCCCACGCTTCGACCGCGGACACACCGACGACCTCATGTCCTTCCTGGCGGCGAGCCCGTCCCCGTACCACGCCGTGGCGAACGCCGCCGAGCGGCTGGAGAAGGCGGGCTTCCGGCAGGTCGCGGAGACCGACGCGTGGGACGGGACGAGCGGTGGAAAGTACGTGCTGCGCGGGGGAGCGATCGTCGCCTGGTACGTGCCGGAGGGCGCCGAGCCGCACACCGCCTTCCGGATCGTCGGGGCGCACACCGACTCCCCCAACCTGCGGGTGAAACCACGCCCGGACAGCGGTGCGCACGGGTGGCGCCAGGTCGCGGTCGAGGTCTACGGCGGCCCGCTGCTCAACTCCTGGCTCGACCGGGACCTGGGCCTCGCCGGACGCCTTTCGCTCAGGGACGGCTCGACGCGGCTGGTGAACATCGACCGGCCGCTGCTGCGGGTGCCCCAGCTCGCCATCCACCTGGACCGTTCCGTCACCTCGGACGGCCTCAAGCTCGACAAGCAGCGGCATCTGCAGCCCATCTGGGGCCTGGGCAACGACGTGCGCGACGGCGACCTGATCCGCTTCCTGGAGGAGGAGTCGGGGCTCCCCGAGGGCGAGACCACCGGCTGGGACCTGATGGTGCACTCCATCGAACCGCCCGCCTACCTGGGCCGCGACAAGGAGCTGCTGGCGGGTCCGCGCATGGACAACCTGCTGTCCGTGCACGCCGGTACGGCGGCGCTGACGGGTGTGGCGACGGCCGACGAGTCCCTCTCCTACATCCCGGTCCTCGCGGCGTTCGACCACGAGGAGAACGGCTCGCAGTCGGACACCGGAGCGGACGGGCCGCTGCTCGGCAGCGTGCTGGAGCGTTCGGTGTTCGCGCGCGGCGGCTCGTACGAGGACAGGGCCCGCGCCTTCGCCGGTACGGTCTGTCTCTCTTCCGACACGGGTCACGCCGTGCACCCGAACTACGCCGAGCGGCACGACCCGACGCACCACCCGCGCGCGGGCGGCGGCCCCATCCTCAAGGTGAACGTCAACAACCGCTACGCGACGGACGGTTCGGGCCGCGCCGTGTGGGCCGCCGCCTGCGAGCGGGCCGACGTGCCCTTCCAGACCTTCGTCTCCAACAACTCCATGCCCTGCGGCACCACCATCGGCCCCATCACCGCCGCCCGCCACGGCATCAAGACGGTCGACATCGGCGTGGCCATCCTCTCGATGCACAGCGCCCGCGAACTCTGCGGCGCCACCGACCCGTTCCTGCTGGCGAACTCACTGGTGGGGTTCCTGGAGGGATAG
- a CDS encoding SseB family protein has translation MYGYDQNVGPGQQQYAQSQPPPQQQMPGGVGGVGGYGQQPPLYPEPSPPSLADAVRAFTTGSLTPEDFQQVFATSKVYCPRGDNPGFLALHNTQQPVIPMFTSLKELRRYAGKESKYFVVIGAEVIDLLPTGYGFVLDMEGEHRIVFDAKAVEQMVDFAMRRMYG, from the coding sequence ATGTACGGCTACGACCAGAACGTGGGACCGGGGCAGCAGCAGTACGCGCAGTCCCAGCCGCCGCCGCAGCAGCAGATGCCCGGTGGTGTCGGCGGGGTCGGCGGATACGGCCAGCAGCCGCCGCTCTACCCCGAACCGTCGCCGCCGTCGCTCGCGGACGCGGTGCGCGCGTTCACCACGGGGTCGCTGACCCCCGAGGACTTCCAGCAGGTCTTCGCCACCTCCAAGGTCTACTGCCCGCGCGGTGACAACCCCGGTTTCCTGGCGCTGCACAACACCCAGCAGCCCGTGATCCCGATGTTCACCTCGCTCAAGGAACTGCGCCGGTACGCCGGCAAGGAGTCCAAGTACTTCGTGGTCATCGGTGCCGAGGTGATCGACCTGCTCCCCACCGGCTACGGCTTCGTCCTCGACATGGAGGGCGAGCACCGCATCGTCTTCGATGCGAAGGCGGTCGAGCAGATGGTCGACTTCGCCATGCGCCGGATGTACGGCTGA